The Aureispira anguillae genome contains a region encoding:
- a CDS encoding alpha/beta fold hydrolase, which translates to MRYKRWLTQRIHELESNANIIETKQGIVEYQIRGNAPFLLFFHPGNGGYDQSFLNNHLLEAGFGCISFSRPGYLRTPLSTGKTFAEQADVAAALLEQLNIPTVAVHGASMGGAAAIQFAARHPERTTALLLTSAISTIYPYVFPFWARFMTGSDFGSWLSLLLLKKFPQVVLKEALKLSSTYSKAEVQQEIEKTIDQSEKLDFFYKMTHSTTPAKLRKAGIFNDLKQCDHIKKVPLPLHKITCPTLIVHGDSDGDVTFSHAEYSKQQIANSELLTLKDAYHLVWLSDWAPKMNQAQIEFLQKYHIEQ; encoded by the coding sequence ATGCGCTACAAAAGATGGCTAACCCAACGTATACATGAACTTGAATCTAATGCTAACATTATTGAGACAAAACAAGGAATAGTTGAATATCAAATAAGAGGCAATGCCCCCTTTTTGCTATTTTTTCATCCAGGAAATGGCGGTTACGATCAAAGTTTCTTAAATAACCATTTGCTAGAAGCAGGCTTTGGTTGCATCAGCTTTTCAAGACCAGGCTACCTCAGAACGCCCCTTTCTACTGGCAAAACCTTTGCAGAACAAGCCGATGTTGCAGCAGCATTATTAGAACAACTAAACATTCCAACAGTAGCTGTTCATGGAGCATCAATGGGCGGAGCCGCTGCGATTCAGTTTGCTGCTCGACATCCTGAACGAACGACAGCACTCTTATTAACCAGTGCTATATCCACCATATATCCCTACGTTTTTCCATTTTGGGCACGCTTTATGACAGGATCGGACTTCGGTTCGTGGCTCTCGCTCCTATTGCTTAAAAAATTTCCTCAAGTCGTACTAAAAGAAGCGTTGAAACTATCTAGCACCTACAGCAAAGCAGAAGTACAGCAAGAAATAGAAAAAACAATCGATCAGTCCGAAAAATTAGATTTTTTTTATAAAATGACACACAGTACGACTCCTGCAAAATTACGTAAAGCTGGAATTTTTAACGATTTGAAACAGTGTGATCACATAAAAAAAGTACCACTACCACTGCATAAAATTACGTGCCCTACACTAATTGTTCATGGGGATTCAGATGGAGATGTAACTTTTTCACATGCTGAATATTCAAAGCAGCAAATAGCCAACTCAGAACTGCTTACCCTTAAAGACGCTTACCACTTGGTTTGGCTAAGTGATTGGGCTCCTAAAATGAATCAGGCTCAAATTGAGTTTTTACAAAAGTATCATATCGAACAATAA